The proteins below come from a single Argentina anserina chromosome 1, drPotAnse1.1, whole genome shotgun sequence genomic window:
- the LOC126796608 gene encoding probable protein phosphatase 2C 60 has protein sequence MLSRLMNFLRACWRPSSDGYVHAGSDAVGKQEGLLWYKDLGQHLNGDFSMAVVQANNLLEDQSQLESGPLSSLESGPYGTFLGVYDGHGGPETSRYVNDHLFQNLKRFTAEQQSMSVDVIRKAYQATEDGFLSIVTKQWSVKPQIAAVGSCCLAGVICGGTLYIANVGDSRAVLGRVVKATGEVLAIQLSAEHNVAIESVRQEMHSMHPDDSRIVVLKHNVWRVKGLIQISRSIGDVYLKKPEFNREPLYAKFRLREPFRRPILSAEPAISVHELQPHDQFLIFASDGLWEHLSNQEAVDMVQSHPHSGSARRLVKAALLEAAKKREMRYSDLKKIDRGVRRHFHDDITVIVVFLDSNLVSRASSTRGPTLSVRGGGISLPAKTLAPMELNAT, from the exons ATGTTATCAAGGTTGATGAACTTTCTGAGGGCCTGCTGGCGACCATCTTCGGACGGATATGTACACGCAGGTTCTGATGCAGTTGGCAAGCAGGAAGGATTACTTTGGTATAAAGACTTGGGGCAACACTTGAATGGTGACTTCTCAATGGCTGTTGTACAGGCCAACAATTTGCTTGAGGATCAGAGTCAGCTTGAGTCTGGTCCCTTGAGCTCGCTTGAGTCTGGCCCCTATGGCACTTTTCTTGGAGTTTATGATGGGCATGGTGGCCCTGAGACCTCTCGTTATGTCAATGATCACCTATtccagaatttgaaaa GGTTCACCGCAGAGCAACAGTCCATGTCAGTGGATGTGATACGAAAAGCATATCAAGCAACAGAAGATGGATTCCTCTCCATTGTTACCAAACAGTGGTCTGTGAAGCCCCAAATTGCAGCCGTTGGATCTTGTTGCCTTGCTGGTGTGATCTGTGGAGGCACCCTTTACATTGCCAATGTTGGTGACTCCCGCGCGGTGCTGGGGAGAGTTGTGAAGGCGACTGGAGAAGTACTTGCTATCCAGCTGTCAGCAGAGCACAATGTGGCCATAGAGTCTGTCAGACAGGAGATGCATTCTATGCACCCAGATGACTCGCGTATCGTAGTTTTGAAGCATAATGTATGGCGTGTAAAAGGATTAATACAG ATTTCTAGATCCATTGGAGATGTGTATTTAAAAAAACCTGAGTTTAACAGGGAGCCTTTGTATGCCAAGTTTCGCCTGCGTGAACCGTTTAGAAGGCCAATTTTAAGTGCTGAACCAGCAATTTCTGTGCATGAGCTTCAACCACATGATCAATTTCTCATATTCGCTTCTGATGGTCTCTGGGAGCACCTTAGCAATCAGGAAGCAGTTGATATGGTCCAAAGTCACCCACACAGC GGAAGTGCTCGGAGGCTCGTCAAAGCTGCATTGCTTGAAGCGGCTAAGAAGAGAGAAATGAGATACTCTGATTTGAAAAAAATAGACCGTGGTGTACGCAGGCATTTCCACGATGACATAACAGTCATAGTCGTATTTCTTGACTCGAACCTGGTGAGTAGAGCTAGCTCAACCAGAGGCCCTACTTTGTCTGTGAGAGGAGGTGGTATTAGTCTACCTGCAAAAACTCTTGCCCCCATGGAACTGAATGCTACCTGA